A window of the Lactuca sativa cultivar Salinas chromosome 5, Lsat_Salinas_v11, whole genome shotgun sequence genome harbors these coding sequences:
- the LOC111911606 gene encoding uncharacterized protein LOC111911606 codes for MAKSLFFFFFFMFHLTLFISISSSTPNPDNSSSSLSSTPLTAHSVLTHHGFPIGLLPTDVLSYDLNHTSGEFSVNLGYPCRLILPPDNYLATYSKKVTGKLVQNRISELNGIRVKAFFQWWGITGIKINGDDLVFEVGMVTAKYPSKNFDEVPQCVGKKHSSS; via the coding sequence ATGGCCaaatctctcttcttcttcttcttcttcatgttCCATCTAACCCTCTTCATCTCCATATCCTCTTCAACCCCTAACCCTGacaattcttcttcttcattatcATCCACCCCACTAACCGCTCACTCTGTACTTACCCACCATGGTTTTCCGATCGGACTACTCCCCACCGATGTCCTTTCCTATGACCTGAACCATACTTCCGGCGAGTTCTCCGTCAACCTAGGCTACCCTTGCCGCCTCATCCTTCCACCTGATAACTACCTCGCTACCTACTCGAAGAAAGTCACTGGTAAGTTAGTTCAGAACCGGATTTCGGAACTCAATGGAATTAGGGTTAAGGCTTTCTTCCAGTGGTGGGGAATTACCGGAATTAAAATTAACGGTGATGATTTGGTGTTTGAGGTTGGGATGGTGACTGCTAAGTATCCTTCCAAGAACTTTGATGAAGTTCCTCAATGCGTAGGAAAAAAACATTCGTCTTCTTGA